One genomic window of Actinomycetota bacterium includes the following:
- a CDS encoding DJ-1/PfpI family protein — translation MSDLIGKRILMVIANRDFRDEEYQKPRTILEKSGAQISVASSNRSPAMGMFGLRVEPDTLLSEVDVKDFDAVIFVGGSGASEFWHDPQAHEIAQTAVKDDKVLGA, via the coding sequence ATGTCGGACTTGATTGGAAAACGGATATTGATGGTGATAGCTAACAGAGATTTTAGGGATGAGGAGTATCAAAAGCCCAGGACCATTCTCGAGAAAAGTGGGGCTCAGATCTCGGTGGCTTCCTCAAATCGTTCCCCAGCAATGGGCATGTTTGGCTTGCGGGTGGAACCCGATACTCTTCTTAGTGAAGTAGATGTAAAGGATTTTGACGCCGTGATCTTCGTTGGAGGTTCTGGTGCTTCTGAATTTTGGCATGATCCTCAAGCCCATGAAATTGCACAAACAGCGGTAAAGGATGACAAAGTGCTAGGGGCAAT
- the gltX gene encoding glutamate--tRNA ligase, which yields MSKKKKTPDQLDIYKSIRKPMPPPTKVIPDKRRKLEEEWLEKQIEQYLRQATRDKGQTVRVRFAPSPTGYLHIGGARTALYNWLFARKNKGSFILRIEDTDRTRSTEEAIEVIISSLKWLGLDWDEGPYRQTERFSLYRETAQRLLDEEKAYFCYCTPEELDTRREETLKAGIPPRYDRRCRSLSSEQRRRLEKERKPAIRFACPLEGVTTIFDLIRGEVHFENRLLDDFVLLRADGSPTYNFAVVVDDEAMEITHVIRGEDHLPNTPKQVLLYKALNLKPPLFAHLPMIVGPDRKPLSKRHGATSIEEYRNKGYLPEAMVNYLALLGWSLDEKTTLISRNELIEKFSLERVSKAPAVFDLRKLEWMNGYYIRHTPVKRLVAEIVPFLERAGYLAEAPDEKRMGWLERLVLLEQDRMKNLAEIVELADFFFKDVEWDLKSVEKILSAPEVPKVLSMATERLESLDRFNSEEIERALRSLQNELGFHPREVFQPIRVAVTGRMVSPPLFETLELLGKRRAIDRLKRAQKILPRTSA from the coding sequence ATGAGCAAGAAGAAGAAAACCCCGGACCAACTGGATATCTATAAGTCAATCAGGAAGCCGATGCCCCCTCCTACGAAAGTAATTCCCGACAAAAGACGCAAGCTTGAGGAAGAATGGCTCGAAAAACAAATAGAACAATACCTGCGGCAGGCAACAAGGGACAAGGGGCAAACCGTCCGTGTCCGCTTTGCTCCAAGCCCAACCGGTTATTTGCATATTGGGGGAGCCCGAACGGCCCTCTACAATTGGCTTTTTGCTCGGAAGAATAAGGGAAGTTTCATTCTCAGGATAGAGGATACCGATCGCACTAGATCGACGGAGGAAGCCATAGAAGTGATTATTTCCTCCCTAAAATGGCTCGGTCTGGATTGGGATGAAGGTCCCTATCGTCAGACGGAACGATTCTCACTCTATCGCGAGACTGCCCAGCGTTTGCTCGATGAAGAAAAGGCATACTTTTGTTACTGCACTCCAGAAGAGCTCGATACTCGACGCGAGGAAACTCTCAAGGCGGGTATCCCACCTCGCTATGATAGAAGATGCCGATCCTTAAGCTCTGAGCAGAGGAGGAGGCTCGAAAAGGAGCGAAAACCGGCCATAAGATTTGCTTGTCCTCTTGAAGGGGTAACCACAATATTCGATCTCATTCGAGGCGAAGTTCACTTTGAGAATAGGCTCCTCGATGATTTCGTCCTTCTTCGAGCCGACGGCAGCCCAACCTATAACTTCGCCGTAGTTGTCGACGATGAAGCCATGGAAATTACCCATGTAATTCGGGGAGAGGATCACCTGCCTAACACACCAAAACAGGTTCTTCTATACAAGGCTCTAAACTTGAAACCTCCTCTATTTGCGCATCTCCCGATGATTGTGGGACCTGATCGGAAACCTTTAAGCAAGCGTCACGGAGCTACATCCATTGAAGAATATCGAAATAAAGGATACTTACCGGAAGCGATGGTCAACTATTTGGCTCTCTTGGGCTGGTCTTTAGATGAGAAAACCACCTTGATAAGTAGAAATGAACTGATCGAGAAATTCTCTCTGGAAAGGGTATCAAAAGCCCCAGCCGTCTTTGACCTTAGAAAACTTGAGTGGATGAATGGTTATTATATCCGCCATACTCCAGTTAAGAGGCTTGTGGCCGAGATTGTTCCCTTTCTTGAAAGAGCGGGCTATTTAGCTGAAGCTCCGGATGAAAAGAGAATGGGCTGGTTAGAGAGGCTAGTTCTTTTAGAGCAAGATAGGATGAAAAATCTCGCCGAGATCGTTGAGCTCGCGGATTTCTTCTTCAAAGATGTGGAATGGGATCTAAAATCGGTCGAAAAGATCTTAAGTGCTCCTGAGGTACCCAAGGTTTTATCAATGGCTACAGAGAGGTTGGAGTCTTTGGATAGGTTCAATTCAGAGGAGATCGAAAGAGCCCTCAGGTCTCTCCAGAACGAGCTCGGATTTCACCCTCGCGAGGTTTTTCAACCAATAAGGGTTGCAGTCACCGGAAGAATGGTGAGTCCACCTCTCTTTGAAACCCTTGAGCTTTTAGGAAAGAGGCGCGCGATAGATCGCCTGAAGAGAGCACAAAAAATCCTACCGCGAACCTCCGCTTAG
- a CDS encoding SAM-dependent chlorinase/fluorinase — MRPIITFLSDFGLADEWVGVCKGVIKRIAPHAEIIDISHEVPNFNVKKGALLLASAASFMPKGIHLAIVDPGVGTERRAIIILTKRGDYLVGPDNGLLIPAAQSLGGIKKVVEITNERYMHKPICPSFHGRDIFAPVAAHLAVGEDMDEFGPEINVNDLVQIPWSKARISGEEIICEVIDVDKFGTLRLNVTLHELMKCGIRLKNQILVKWDGEDVILPLLRTFGEVKAGELLLLVDSSDHLCIAVNQGSAAVRLGLKVGSKITLIKSITPKVSN; from the coding sequence ATGCGTCCGATTATAACATTCTTAAGCGATTTTGGCTTAGCCGATGAATGGGTTGGAGTCTGCAAAGGTGTTATAAAGAGGATTGCTCCCCACGCTGAGATCATCGATATTTCTCACGAAGTTCCAAATTTCAATGTGAAGAAGGGTGCTCTGCTGCTCGCCAGCGCAGCTTCCTTCATGCCCAAGGGGATCCATTTAGCCATAGTCGATCCCGGTGTGGGAACCGAGAGAAGGGCTATAATAATTTTGACCAAAAGAGGAGATTACCTAGTAGGGCCCGATAATGGGTTGCTCATTCCTGCAGCTCAAAGTTTAGGAGGGATTAAAAAGGTTGTCGAGATAACCAATGAAAGATATATGCACAAACCGATTTGCCCCTCCTTTCACGGGAGAGACATCTTCGCCCCCGTTGCTGCTCACTTGGCCGTGGGTGAGGATATGGACGAATTTGGACCCGAAATCAATGTAAATGACCTTGTCCAAATCCCTTGGTCCAAAGCAAGGATTTCAGGGGAGGAAATAATTTGCGAGGTCATTGATGTAGATAAATTTGGAACCCTCCGCTTGAATGTAACCTTACACGAGTTGATGAAATGTGGTATAAGATTGAAAAACCAAATTTTGGTAAAATGGGATGGGGAGGATGTCATCCTACCCCTTTTGAGGACCTTTGGCGAAGTAAAGGCTGGTGAGCTCCTCTTATTGGTGGATTCATCCGATCATCTTTGCATCGCTGTGAACCAGGGAAGTGCCGCCGTCAGGTTAGGATTAAAAGTTGGGAGTAAAATTACCCTGATAAAAAGCATAACCCCAAAAGTGTCAAATTGA
- a CDS encoding radical SAM protein, with product MKLEIIQPHHPTNVRLFGKMYMSSLTPPILAGLTPPDIEVFITDENVEKIDFNKPVDLVCITTLTPSAPRAYEIADEFRARGVKVVMGGVHPTLVPEEAIAHADAVVLGEAEGVWQKMLDDFRKGSLQKFYRSEKKPELAGLLRPRRDLMNEKAYVNVPKVETSRGCPFNCSFCSTTTFFGNNIRYRPIHEVVQEIKDLKERFVFFTDNNIVGNPKHAKELFKALIPLKIKWISQGSLNLAKDWSLLKLAAKSGCVGILIGFESLVNEAIESMGKRVNRIIEYAEAIRRIHCQGIGIIGCFVFGFDEEDPGVFKRTVDFIKRLNIEVPQLTVLTPYPGTALRRKLEETGRILHNRWEKYDSTHVVFRPKLMSPEELRAHYDWACQKVYSYWAIFMRMLKSLRHLRSIYKFLVFWQINVVYRRLYQVSLKDHHL from the coding sequence TTGAAATTAGAGATTATCCAACCCCATCACCCAACAAATGTGAGGCTATTTGGGAAAATGTACATGAGCTCCTTAACTCCACCCATTTTAGCTGGATTAACTCCTCCCGACATTGAAGTCTTCATCACCGATGAGAATGTGGAGAAAATCGATTTCAATAAACCGGTTGATCTGGTTTGTATCACCACTCTTACCCCAAGTGCCCCCCGTGCCTATGAGATCGCCGATGAGTTTCGTGCTCGAGGGGTAAAAGTTGTGATGGGAGGCGTTCATCCCACCCTCGTACCCGAGGAAGCAATTGCCCATGCTGATGCCGTTGTCCTGGGAGAGGCAGAGGGAGTTTGGCAGAAGATGCTCGATGATTTCAGAAAAGGAAGTCTTCAAAAATTCTATCGCTCAGAGAAGAAACCTGAACTGGCGGGCCTGTTAAGACCCCGTCGAGATTTAATGAATGAAAAAGCTTATGTGAATGTCCCCAAAGTAGAGACATCAAGGGGCTGCCCCTTCAACTGCAGTTTTTGCTCTACCACAACTTTCTTCGGTAACAACATCCGCTATCGACCCATCCATGAGGTTGTACAAGAGATAAAGGATTTGAAGGAGAGGTTTGTATTCTTCACCGACAATAATATCGTAGGGAATCCTAAGCATGCTAAGGAGCTTTTCAAAGCCTTAATTCCTTTGAAGATAAAGTGGATAAGTCAAGGTTCCCTTAATCTGGCAAAGGATTGGTCCTTGCTAAAGTTGGCTGCAAAGAGCGGCTGTGTTGGAATACTCATAGGTTTCGAATCCCTGGTAAACGAGGCCATCGAATCCATGGGCAAAAGGGTGAATAGAATAATCGAATACGCGGAGGCCATTCGAAGGATACACTGCCAGGGAATAGGGATTATTGGTTGCTTTGTCTTCGGATTTGATGAAGAGGATCCTGGTGTATTTAAAAGAACGGTGGATTTCATCAAACGGTTGAATATAGAGGTTCCCCAACTTACCGTGTTAACTCCCTATCCAGGAACCGCCCTGCGCAGGAAGTTGGAGGAAACTGGACGTATCCTACACAACAGGTGGGAGAAATATGACAGTACTCACGTGGTGTTCCGTCCCAAGCTCATGTCACCCGAGGAATTACGAGCCCATTATGACTGGGCCTGCCAGAAGGTTTACTCCTATTGGGCAATCTTCATGAGAATGCTTAAATCCTTACGGCACCTGCGCTCCATATATAAGTTTTTGGTATTCTGGCAAATAAATGTGGTCTACCGAAGACTTTATCAGGTTAGCCTAAAAGATCACCATCTGTGA
- a CDS encoding phosphomannose isomerase type II C-terminal cupin domain, which yields MRVDKPWGHLNIYALNKTCSVKLITIEPNQETSLHWHNLRSDTWVILDKGLRVQIGDEIHDAKVGEEFFIPAGQVHRISSKGEKGRILEVAFGYSLEDDVHRLADDYGRELEI from the coding sequence ATGAGGGTCGATAAACCTTGGGGTCATTTAAATATTTACGCTCTCAATAAAACCTGTTCCGTGAAGCTCATCACCATAGAACCCAATCAAGAAACCAGTTTGCATTGGCACAACTTAAGGAGCGACACCTGGGTGATACTGGACAAGGGTTTAAGGGTTCAAATCGGCGATGAGATCCACGATGCCAAAGTGGGTGAAGAGTTCTTCATCCCAGCGGGTCAGGTTCACCGCATATCCTCAAAAGGGGAAAAGGGGAGGATATTGGAGGTCGCCTTCGGTTACTCCCTTGAGGATGATGTCCATAGGCTCGCAGATGATTATGGAAGGGAATTGGAGATTTAA
- the ribE gene encoding 6,7-dimethyl-8-ribityllumazine synthase codes for MKIYEGKLIARDFKFGIIVSRFNEFLSKRLLEGAMDALKRHDAQDENIEVVWTPGSFEIPLIARRVALSKRYDGLICLGVILRGDTPHFEYICSEVAKGIAKINLDTGVPISFGIITADTIEQAIERAGTKSGNKGWQAAMSTIEMVNLLKIL; via the coding sequence ATGAAAATTTATGAAGGGAAACTGATTGCGCGGGATTTTAAATTCGGGATCATCGTCAGTCGATTTAATGAGTTTTTAAGTAAAAGACTTTTGGAAGGGGCAATGGATGCCCTCAAACGGCACGATGCTCAGGATGAAAACATCGAGGTGGTCTGGACTCCGGGTTCCTTTGAGATACCATTGATCGCCAGGAGGGTAGCCCTCTCGAAGAGATACGATGGCCTCATCTGTCTGGGAGTGATTCTTCGGGGAGATACCCCCCATTTTGAATACATCTGCAGCGAGGTAGCTAAGGGCATTGCCAAGATAAATCTCGATACCGGTGTCCCCATCTCCTTTGGCATAATTACCGCCGATACCATCGAGCAAGCAATAGAGCGCGCTGGCACTAAATCTGGCAACAAGGGTTGGCAGGCAGCCATGTCCACCATTGAAATGGTCAATCTTTTGAAAATTTTATAA
- a CDS encoding bifunctional 3,4-dihydroxy-2-butanone-4-phosphate synthase/GTP cyclohydrolase II has translation MAFSSIEEAIEEIKKGGMVIVVDDEDRENEGDFCMAAEKVTPQAINFMAKHGRGLICLPCTSQRLDQLKIPTMVPNNTSFRETAFTVSIDAKHNTTTGISARDRAITIRTVVNPKTKPEDISMPGHVFPLRARRGGVLERAGHTEAAVDLARLAGLFPAGVICEIMNEDGTMARVPQLEKIAGKFGLKMITIADLIRFRRRTEKLVRCIAEVNLPTKYGTFRAIGYESILDGKCHLALVKGKVEGGNDILVRVHSECLTGDVFHSLRCDCGGQLEEALKKIAQEERGVFLYIMGQEGRGIGLVNKLRAYELQEEGKDTVEANKELGFPSDLRDYGIGAQILVDLGITSIRLMTNNPRKIVGLEGYGLKITERIPLVVRPSFHNIDYLRAKRDKLAHLFELESLED, from the coding sequence GTGGCTTTTAGTTCCATCGAAGAAGCGATCGAGGAGATAAAAAAGGGTGGGATGGTCATCGTAGTGGACGATGAGGATCGTGAAAATGAGGGAGATTTCTGCATGGCTGCGGAGAAAGTTACTCCTCAGGCCATAAACTTCATGGCCAAACATGGGAGAGGTCTTATTTGTTTACCCTGTACTTCCCAGAGATTGGACCAGCTTAAAATTCCAACCATGGTTCCCAACAATACATCATTTCGTGAAACTGCCTTTACAGTCTCCATTGATGCGAAGCACAACACAACCACGGGCATATCCGCACGTGATAGAGCAATCACCATCCGAACGGTCGTAAATCCCAAGACTAAGCCGGAGGATATTTCCATGCCTGGACACGTTTTCCCGCTTCGAGCCAGAAGAGGTGGGGTTTTGGAGAGAGCCGGGCATACTGAAGCAGCCGTGGATTTGGCAAGATTAGCGGGACTTTTCCCAGCGGGTGTCATCTGTGAGATTATGAATGAGGATGGAACCATGGCCCGGGTTCCCCAATTGGAGAAAATCGCGGGAAAATTTGGTCTGAAGATGATAACCATTGCAGACCTAATTAGATTTCGCCGCCGTACCGAGAAACTCGTGAGATGCATCGCGGAGGTAAATCTACCCACAAAATATGGGACGTTTAGAGCCATCGGTTATGAAAGCATTTTGGATGGAAAGTGCCATTTAGCACTGGTCAAGGGCAAAGTTGAAGGTGGGAATGATATCCTGGTTCGAGTTCACTCTGAGTGCTTGACCGGAGATGTATTCCATTCCCTTCGCTGTGATTGCGGAGGTCAATTGGAGGAAGCTTTAAAGAAGATAGCTCAGGAGGAGCGTGGAGTCTTTCTGTACATCATGGGACAGGAGGGAAGAGGCATAGGACTCGTCAATAAACTTAGGGCTTATGAGCTTCAGGAGGAAGGGAAGGATACGGTAGAAGCGAATAAAGAGCTGGGTTTCCCGTCAGATCTTAGAGACTATGGCATTGGGGCTCAAATATTGGTCGATTTGGGCATCACATCGATACGTTTAATGACCAATAACCCCAGAAAGATAGTGGGATTGGAGGGTTATGGTTTAAAGATTACCGAAAGGATACCGCTGGTCGTACGGCCCAGTTTTCACAACATCGATTACTTACGAGCCAAAAGGGATAAATTAGCCCACCTATTTGAGCTAGAAAGTTTAGAAGATTAA